The genomic segment TTTGCGATAACCCACAGTGAATCGCCAGACTTCACTGTATAAGTGATATTCTTAGGTGTTAATTGATTTTGCGCTAATAACTGATCTGTTGTTAAGTCAGCGCCTTCAGGTGGCACTGGGATAATTAAATATCTGCCAGCTCGAATATTGTTGTTTTTAAGATTGTTACTTGAGCGAATAAATGATGCTGACGTATCGAAGCGTTTGGCGATATGACTCACAGTATCACCTGATTGAATCTTATAACGATGCCAATTGAGCTTGTCTTTTGGGTCAAGTTGCGCCAGTTTTTGCTCAAATACATCTCTTTTGTCATAAGGCAGCACTAGAGTGTGCGGGCCTTCGGGTGACGTGGCCCAGCGATCAAGACCTGGGTTAAGTGCTTTAAGTTGGTTTATGTTCATGTCCGCTAAATCAGCAGCCAGTTTTAAATCAATTTGGCTTTGGGTATCGACAACGGCGATATGAGGCTCATTAGCGATAGGTGTTAAGGTAATGCCGTATTTATCGGCATTTTTGATGACATCGGATAAAGCGATGAGCTGCGGGACGTAACGTCGGGTTTCTCGAGGTAATGATAATGCCCAAAATTCAGTGCTTTTACCTGCGGCTTTATTTCTGCGAACGGCATTATTTACTCTGCCTTCACCAGTGTTATACGCTGCTATGGCATACAACCAGTTTTCGCCAGTTCTGTCGTAAAGATATTCTAGAAAATCTAACGCAGCAGTCGTCGCCGCGGGTACATCTCTGCGTCCGTCGTACCACCAATCACTTTTTACCCCAAAATGATTCGATATTGGGGTCGTGAGCTGCCAAAGCCCCGAAGCTGCACTTGCTGAATAAGCAGATGGGTCAAATGAACTTTCAACGATGGGCAATAGCGCAATTTCAATTGGCATGTCACGCTTTTCAAGCTCTTCTACAATGTAATGTAAGTATGGCTCAGCCCGCTGTGAAACGATTTCCAAATGCCTTGGGTTCGCCAAATACCAGTCACGATATTGATTGACGAGCTTTTGGTCATCAATCGGCATTTTCATCTGTAGGCTAATGCGTTGCCATACATCTGTGATCTCGACGGGCTTTTCAACTTTAACGACCGTTTCTTCAGGCTCTACTGGCTTTTGAATGGTAATAGGCTCTTTAGCCGGCTTAGGTGTTGTTAGTGTTTGACAGCCACTTAAAAAGGCCACACCACCAACGATAAAATATAAAGATTTATGCATCAAAAACGAAATTCCTAAGTCTTGCAAAACTGACATGTTTAGTACGTCAGCCTAAAGTATTGGTCAAAATTGAAGCGGCATTGTAGAGCAAAATGCGCTAATTGTCTTTGTTAAGTTAACCTGCGTGGGATATCAACCCTAAACTAAAAGTGATTCTTCCATTCTCTGAGAAGAGTAAATGTTTGTAGTTCAGTCAAATTTTGTTGATTAAACTGCTTTGAAATAGATTGTTTAATTTCTGAACTACTACTTCGTAAAAATGGATTAATTGCTAATTCTGTTGCAATGGTAGACGGGATTGTTGAAATTTTGTGCTGTCTTGCTGCTGCAACTTTTTGCTCGTATTGCAGTAAAGCTGTGTTATTAGGCTCTACCGCGACCGCAAAAGTGATGTTAGCTTGGGTGTATTCATGTGCACAGTACACTTTTGTGTTGCCATTTAGTTTGGTCAATTTTGCCAATGATGCTGCCATTTGCTCAGGCGTTCCTTCAAATAATCGACCACAGCCGCCACTAAATAAGGTATCTCCGCAAAATAGAGCATCATCAATGCAATAGGCGATATGGCCGAGTGTATGTCCTGGTACCATAAGTACCTGCACTGACGAATTGATAAAAGGTAACGTTAGGGCTTGTTCGCATTCAATAGGATGAGTTAATCCTGCGATGTTTTCTTTTTGAGGACCATATACGCTCAGTTGTTGGTTGTATGCTTGCTGTAAACCTGCGATACCGCCAGTATGATCTGCATGGTGATGTGTGATTAGAATACCGACTAATTCAAGGTCTGTGTCATTGATATGGTCTAACACACTTTGACTACATCCAGGATCGACAACGTAAGCTTTATTGGTTCCTTGCTGATGAATTAACCAGATATAGTTATCATTAAATGCGGGAGTAGCGTTAACAGAAAGCATGATTTAACCTTAGTAAAATATGTCGATACAGAGTAACGGATTATTGGAAGCTCGCCAAATGTTGATCAACAGTATGATGAGCCTTGTTGGATTAATACATTCTCTCAATAAACAGTGCACTCTATATTTTGACTTTGATTAAAGACTGTCATTTAACAAGAAGTAAAGGCGACGTTATTGCCACTAGAATAAAGAATGTCATTAATTTTACTTATTGATCTCAAAACAATAAATATTTTGTTATCCCTTGACGACTTTGGGTTATAAATCGTTATACTCAATTATCGATATGTATTTTATAAGGGGCTGGGCGTTTATGTCGATTCATCACAAACCGCAACAGTGGCATCAATTACCCTGTGGTGATGAAATACAATTGGCTGTAGAACAGCGCTTAGCAAGTTGGTGGCCAAGAATATTCGGCTACCATTTATTAAAATTAGGTCCTTTAAGTCATCAAATCTCCAGCTTAAATTGTAATATCTCTCGCCATTTTTCTATTCATGAGGAAGAAGGTGCTTCGATTATTGCTGATCCACATCACTTACCTTTACAAAGTGGCTCAATGGATGCGGTTTTAATGAGTTTCTTAATTGAGTTTGAACAAGATCCTTATCGACTACTACGTGAAGTCGATAGGGTAATGATTTGTGGTGGTTATATTTTCATTTGTGGCCTAAACCCGGTAAGCACGGCGTTTGCGGGTAAATTGTTACCTAAGTACCAAACTCAAATTCCTTGGTCTGGGCAATTTTTTATGCCTGCTCGAGTCAAAGATTGGTTAGGATTGCTCGGTTATCAAATACTTCAAGATGAACGGTTTATTTATCACCCTTTAATAGGCGATATCAATCAAGGTAGTTGGTGGCAAAACCGCTTAGAGCGATGGCTACCAGGAATCGGCAGTGTCTATTTAATCGTTGCACGTAAAATGGACTCGCCATTAACACCTATACGAGAAAAGAAAAAAGCTCGAGCGCCGCAATGGGCCCAAGCATCAACAGCGGGGCGAACGGGTCATTCTAAACAGACTAACCAATAATATGGCTAGTCTGCATTATAATTGACATCTTCTTGCTCAGGCTTCGCTTCAGCAGCCCATCGAGCTAAATCATCACAACGTTCGTTTTCTGCATGGCCAGCATGACCTTTAACCCAACGCCAATCCATTTGATGGATTTGGCTGACCTTATCTAAACGTTTCCATAAATCGACATTTTTTACTGGGGTCTTCGTTGAGGTAATCCAACCCTTTTTTTTCCAACCGTGGATCCATTGCGTGATACCCTGTCGCATATATTGGCTATCACTGGTTAATATGACTTGGCAGGGCTCATACAAGGCTTCTAATGCGATGATTGGCGCGAGCAGCTCCATTCTATTATTGGTGGTAAGCTTAAATCCGTCAGACATTTCTTTGGTTTGGCGCTTATATTTCATTACAATACCGTATCCGCCAGGACCTGGGTTTCCTAAACATGAGCCGTCAGTATAGATTTTGATAAGTTTTAGTTCTGACATTGAATTGTTACCATACGTTTGACCTTATTTTTGGCAATTATACCTAAACATTTATTAATGAGTTACCTATGAATATTATTTCTAGCGCGAGCCGTCAGGTTATTTTAGATACCGAAACAACAGGTATGAACCAAGCTGGTGGCCCTGTATATATTGGACATCGCATTATTGAAATTGGTTGTGTAGAAGTCATAGATAGAAAACTCACGGGCCGTACTTATCACCAATACATCAACCCAGGTCAAGCAATTGACCCTGAAGCAATTGAAGTTCATGGCATCACTGACGAAAGGGTTGCCAAAGAGCCGCGTTTTCATCAAATTGCTCAAGAGTTTATCGACTTTATTGATGGAGCTGAAATTGTTGCACACAACGCTCCCTTCGATATCAGCTTTATGGATC from the Shewanella japonica genome contains:
- a CDS encoding LysM peptidoglycan-binding domain-containing protein, whose product is MHKSLYFIVGGVAFLSGCQTLTTPKPAKEPITIQKPVEPEETVVKVEKPVEITDVWQRISLQMKMPIDDQKLVNQYRDWYLANPRHLEIVSQRAEPYLHYIVEELEKRDMPIEIALLPIVESSFDPSAYSASAASGLWQLTTPISNHFGVKSDWWYDGRRDVPAATTAALDFLEYLYDRTGENWLYAIAAYNTGEGRVNNAVRRNKAAGKSTEFWALSLPRETRRYVPQLIALSDVIKNADKYGITLTPIANEPHIAVVDTQSQIDLKLAADLADMNINQLKALNPGLDRWATSPEGPHTLVLPYDKRDVFEQKLAQLDPKDKLNWHRYKIQSGDTVSHIAKRFDTSASFIRSSNNLKNNNIRAGRYLIIPVPPEGADLTTDQLLAQNQLTPKNITYTVKSGDSLWVIAKRYNVSVDDLIRWNRLPKNGALSIGKELTIGSRASTNATERTVNYKVRSGDSLARIANKFNVSVDDLIKWNKLHNTKYIQPGQMLRLIVDVSKVNA
- the rnhA gene encoding ribonuclease HI translates to MSELKLIKIYTDGSCLGNPGPGGYGIVMKYKRQTKEMSDGFKLTTNNRMELLAPIIALEALYEPCQVILTSDSQYMRQGITQWIHGWKKKGWITSTKTPVKNVDLWKRLDKVSQIHQMDWRWVKGHAGHAENERCDDLARWAAEAKPEQEDVNYNAD
- a CDS encoding class I SAM-dependent methyltransferase, yielding MSIHHKPQQWHQLPCGDEIQLAVEQRLASWWPRIFGYHLLKLGPLSHQISSLNCNISRHFSIHEEEGASIIADPHHLPLQSGSMDAVLMSFLIEFEQDPYRLLREVDRVMICGGYIFICGLNPVSTAFAGKLLPKYQTQIPWSGQFFMPARVKDWLGLLGYQILQDERFIYHPLIGDINQGSWWQNRLERWLPGIGSVYLIVARKMDSPLTPIREKKKARAPQWAQASTAGRTGHSKQTNQ
- the gloB gene encoding hydroxyacylglutathione hydrolase, encoding MLSVNATPAFNDNYIWLIHQQGTNKAYVVDPGCSQSVLDHINDTDLELVGILITHHHADHTGGIAGLQQAYNQQLSVYGPQKENIAGLTHPIECEQALTLPFINSSVQVLMVPGHTLGHIAYCIDDALFCGDTLFSGGCGRLFEGTPEQMAASLAKLTKLNGNTKVYCAHEYTQANITFAVAVEPNNTALLQYEQKVAAARQHKISTIPSTIATELAINPFLRSSSSEIKQSISKQFNQQNLTELQTFTLLREWKNHF